GATTCTATGGAACAAATTAGATTGGATAAAAAAGAGTTGTTAAAATATTTTCTTGAAAAGTTAAGGTAAAGAAAAAGATTAAGAATAAGAGTAAGATTAAGAAGTTGTGTTGATAAACATTTTGAAGAAAGAAGGGAGAAGTATTCTTCCTTTTTTTTTTGTAATTTGGATTAAGTAAATTACTTCAACAAAAAAATAATTTAAACTAAAATTGCTTTAGGAGAAAAATGAAATCAAAATTAATTTTAATGTTTTTGCTTTCCGTAACTTTAATTTTTGCTCAAGCAAGAAAAATTGAATTTACCGAATATGATCTTGATAATGGATTGCATGTAATTTTACATCAAGATAAAACAACGCCAATTGTGGCTGTTTCAATTATGTATCATGTCGGATCAAAAAATGAAGATCCCGAAAGAACCGGATTTGCGCATTTTTTTGAGCACTTAATGTTTGAAGGTTCTGCCAACATTCCTCGTGGACAATTTGATAAAATTATGGAAAGTGCCGGCGGAACAAATAATGCAAACACTTCTCAAGACAGAACTTATTATTATGAAATTCTTCCATCTAACCAATTGGAATTAGGATTGTGGATTGAATCAGAAAGATTATTACATGCAAAAATTGATTCTATTGGGGTTGAAACACAGAGAAAAGTTGTAAAGGAAGAAAAAAAACAACGATATGAAAACCAGCCTTACGGTTCTGTAATTGAAGAAACTTTTAAAAGAGCTTACAAAGTACATCCATATACGTGGCTGCCGATTGGCTCTGCACAGTATATTGATCAAGCAACAATTCAAGAATTTAGAGATTTTTATAAAACATTTTATGTCCCTGAAAATGCAACTTTAGTAATTGCCGGTGATATTGAAATTGAAAAAACAAAAGAATTAATTAAAAAATATTTTGCAGATATCCCAAAATCTAAAAAAATTGTTCCCAGACCAAATGTAACCGAACCACCTTTAACTGTTGAAGTTAGAGATACAGTTTATGATAATATTCAGCTTCCGCTAGTTCTTCAAGCATATAGAATTCCAGCTTTAGGTACGGAAGATTTTTATTCATTAGAAATGTTAACAACACTTTTAGCTTCCGGGGAAAGTTCACGTTTGCAAAAAGCTGTAGTTGATCAAAAACAAAAAGCCATGAATGTTGGAGCTTTTCCATTTTCATTAGAAGATTCCGGACTATTCATAACATACGGAATAAGCAATATGGGAATTACAGCAGATGATTTAGAAGCTGCAATGCAAGAAGAATTAGATAAATCAATTAAAGAAAAAATTAGCGAAATTGAATTTCAAAAATTGCGAAATCAAATTGAAAATGATTTTGTAAGCGGAAATTCTACAGTTGCGGGAATTGCAAATAATTTAGCAACATATAATGTTCTTTATGGAAATACCGAGTTAATAAATTCTGAAATTGATAATTATATGAAAGTTACAATTGATGATATCCAAAATGTTGCACAAAAATATTTAACAAAAGAAAATAGAGTTTTACTTTATTATTTACCAAAATCAGCTCAACAATAAAAAGTTTATAATGAATTGGAGAAATTAAGATGAAATTTAAAATTGTAATTTTATTTATTCTTTTTGGAGTGTTAAGCTTGGTCGCCCAAGTTGATAGAACAGTTCAGCCAAAACCGGGACCGGCACCGGAAATAAATATGGGTGAATATCAATCATTCACTTTGGATAATGGTTTAAAAGTATTTGTAATCGAAAATCACAAACTTCCCAAAATTAATTTCAACTTAATTAGTGATCGAGATCCTATTTTAGAAAAGGAAAATACCGGTTATATTGAATTAGCCGGACAACTTTTAAGAAGAGGAACATTAACTCGATCAAAAGAAAAAATTGATGAAGAGATTGATTTTATTGGAGCAAACCTAAATACTTCGGGTTCAAGTATTTCCGGTTCATCACTTACAAAACATTTTGATAAGTTGATGGAAATATTTTCCGATGTACTTTTAAATTCGGATTTCAAGCAAGACGAATTAGATAAACTTAAAAAGCAAATGCTTTCCGGTTTAGCTGCATCCAAAGAAGATCCTGAAGCAATCGCATCAAATTTAAGAAGTGTTTTAACTTATGGCGCCGATCATCCATATGGAGAAGTAATGACGGAACAATCAGTTAATTCAATTTCTTTAGATATGTGCAAAAATTATTATAAGAAATTTTTTAAACCAAATATTGGATATTTAGTATTTGTCGGTGATATAAATTTAAAAGAAGCAAAAAAAATTAGTGAAAAGTTTTTAAGTAAATGGGAAAAGGGAATTGTTGAAAATTTTTCTTATCCAACTCCAAAAGCTCCGTTAGTTACAAAAGTTGGAATTTCAAATCGTGATGCTTCGGTTCAATCTGTTGTGAATGTAACTTATCCCGTTGAGTTAGAAAAAAATAGTCCGGATTTAATAAAAGCATCCGTAATGAGTGCAGTTTTAGGCGGAACATTTTCTGCAAGATTAAATCAAAATTTGCGCGAAAAACACGGCTACACTTATGGTACCGGAAGTTCTTTAAATTCCGATAAAGTTATTGGTAATTTTAATGCTTCGGCGACAGTTAGAAACTCAGTAACAGATAGCGCAATTACAGAAATTTTTAATGAATTGAAAAAATTACGAAATGAAAAAGTTCCGGAATTAGAACTTGAAAGAATTAAAAGTTATTTAAATGGAAGTTTTTCTCGATCACTTGAAAATCCGCAAACCATTGCGCGCTTTGCATTAAATATTGCAATGTATAATCTTCCAAAAGATTATTATAAAAATTATCTTAAAAATTTAAGCTTAGTAACTGCTGAAGATGTTCAAGAAATGGCAAAAAAATATTTGAAACCAAGTAATGCGCAAATAATTGTAGTTGGAAACGCAAAAGAAGTTGCAGAAAATTTAAAGAAATTCAGCATAAGCGGAAAAGTTCAATATTATGATATTTATGGAAAAGAATACGATCCAAATGTTAAGAAAGTTGAAGAAGGAATTACTGCCGAAAATATTATTGAAAAATTTATTGAAGCAACCGGCGGAAGAGAAAAAATTTCTGCCGTTACAGATAAAATAGTTGAATACAAAGGCGTTGTTCAAGGAATGAATATAAAATTGACAATGGCTCAAAAAGCTCCGAATAAACTTTTTCAAGAATTAGATTTTTCTGTCGGAAAACAAACAACAGTTTTTGATGGAGAAAAAGGAAAAGTAGAAGGAATGGGACAAGTGCAAAATTTGGAAGGTGAAATGCTTGAAGAACTGAAATTCCAAGCAATCTTAAATTCGTTTTTAGATTATGCAAAAAATAATGTTAAAATTGAACTTGACGGAATTGAAACAATAAACGGAAAAGATGCTTATAAAATTATTTCAACAATTCCATCCGGAAAAAAATCAACGCAATATTATGATAAAGAAACTAGTCTGAAAATTCGTGAAGTTAACAGTGTAACTTCGCCGCAAGGAACTTTTACACAAACAATTGATTTGGATGATTATAGAGATGTTGATGGAATGAAACATCCGTTTAAACTTGCGCAGACATTAGGACCGCAATCAATTAATTTGGAAGTAACATCGGTAAAGACCAATTCTGGATTGAGTGATTCAATGTTTGAAGTAAAATAAAATTATTTGAAAATTAATTAAATCAATAAAGATCCGATCTTTTTAAAAGAGCGGATCTTTTTTAAAAAATACATCAGAATCAGAATGATAAACTTTGCAAATTAGAAAGTTTGAATAATATGAATAAAAGAAAATATACCACAATTGTTTTCGATTTGGGAAATGTACTTTTACCATTTGATCATCAAAAATGGGTGAAAAATTATAATTTAATTCAAAACGGATTAGGTGATAAATATTTTAAAAAATATCTTGAGAATTACACAATTCATAGAGATTATGAATCGGGGAAAATTTCTGAAGAAGAGTTTATAAAAATAAATTTGGA
The nucleotide sequence above comes from Ignavibacteriota bacterium. Encoded proteins:
- a CDS encoding insulinase family protein — translated: MKSKLILMFLLSVTLIFAQARKIEFTEYDLDNGLHVILHQDKTTPIVAVSIMYHVGSKNEDPERTGFAHFFEHLMFEGSANIPRGQFDKIMESAGGTNNANTSQDRTYYYEILPSNQLELGLWIESERLLHAKIDSIGVETQRKVVKEEKKQRYENQPYGSVIEETFKRAYKVHPYTWLPIGSAQYIDQATIQEFRDFYKTFYVPENATLVIAGDIEIEKTKELIKKYFADIPKSKKIVPRPNVTEPPLTVEVRDTVYDNIQLPLVLQAYRIPALGTEDFYSLEMLTTLLASGESSRLQKAVVDQKQKAMNVGAFPFSLEDSGLFITYGISNMGITADDLEAAMQEELDKSIKEKISEIEFQKLRNQIENDFVSGNSTVAGIANNLATYNVLYGNTELINSEIDNYMKVTIDDIQNVAQKYLTKENRVLLYYLPKSAQQ
- a CDS encoding insulinase family protein; the encoded protein is MKFKIVILFILFGVLSLVAQVDRTVQPKPGPAPEINMGEYQSFTLDNGLKVFVIENHKLPKINFNLISDRDPILEKENTGYIELAGQLLRRGTLTRSKEKIDEEIDFIGANLNTSGSSISGSSLTKHFDKLMEIFSDVLLNSDFKQDELDKLKKQMLSGLAASKEDPEAIASNLRSVLTYGADHPYGEVMTEQSVNSISLDMCKNYYKKFFKPNIGYLVFVGDINLKEAKKISEKFLSKWEKGIVENFSYPTPKAPLVTKVGISNRDASVQSVVNVTYPVELEKNSPDLIKASVMSAVLGGTFSARLNQNLREKHGYTYGTGSSLNSDKVIGNFNASATVRNSVTDSAITEIFNELKKLRNEKVPELELERIKSYLNGSFSRSLENPQTIARFALNIAMYNLPKDYYKNYLKNLSLVTAEDVQEMAKKYLKPSNAQIIVVGNAKEVAENLKKFSISGKVQYYDIYGKEYDPNVKKVEEGITAENIIEKFIEATGGREKISAVTDKIVEYKGVVQGMNIKLTMAQKAPNKLFQELDFSVGKQTTVFDGEKGKVEGMGQVQNLEGEMLEELKFQAILNSFLDYAKNNVKIELDGIETINGKDAYKIISTIPSGKKSTQYYDKETSLKIREVNSVTSPQGTFTQTIDLDDYRDVDGMKHPFKLAQTLGPQSINLEVTSVKTNSGLSDSMFEVK